Proteins from one Calditrichota bacterium genomic window:
- a CDS encoding carbohydrate binding family 9 domain-containing protein, with translation MKLDTIFFILLVFFFSTILFADPNDGPPEKITAIRVTEEITIDGLLIESVWNENKGISYFKQRDPKEGADPSQKTVVYIAYNDENLYVAARLFDSEPDSIMARLGRKDQSMDTDLFGFYVDPYYDKRSGFYFGLSAAGTYYDGVLYNDDWDDDSWDGVWVGKTTIDENGWNVEMRIPFSQLRFKEETNIVWGINFIREISRNQEEVFLSYKPKDESGFVSRFVDLVGLEGLKPSNNFQILPYVRVKSEHIQTEKGNPFNDGSRQQYGVGADFKYGITSNITLDGTINPDFGQVEVDPAVINLSDFETFFSERRPFFIEGASIFRFGRGGSNSNWGFNWGDPNFFYSRRIGKAPTGPNPESAEFIDRPDGSRILGAGKISGKLGNGWNLGFVTAVTDREYADFEHIGRTDSLTNEFTRGKQDEFEVEPLSSYNVLRVQKEFDEGRHALGLISTATIRNFKNNSLRDYVNSEAYSFGLDGWTFLDDDKMWVVNGWTGFSSVHGNKTKITNLQRSSRHRYHRPDFDYASLDSNATSLNGFAGRVAINKQKGNWRFNSALGIIDPGFDVNDLGFMWRTNVINAHMAGGYRWTKPTEYFRYLSVLGSLFGSKDFDGNTTWAGIWSDVYIRFLNYYELDMGFAVNPETTNIDRTRGGPLTKNKAGFEFFASAESDNRKDIVFEVDGFTYLSESGSKDYSAGLEIEWKPSDNVALSVYPNFSWDFPVAQWVPGANGDNEDITATETYGKRYIFAEMHRKTFSSSFRLNWTFSPELSLQVYVQPLISSGDYFNFKYLARSNSYDFNTFGSGNSTISYDGQTYTADVDGVGQAPSLSWDNPDFTFTSLRGNAVMRWEYQPGSTLFLAWTQNRSDFENNGRIRFSKPFPDRFLNREPDNIFLAKFTYWLGF, from the coding sequence ATGAAACTTGATACTATTTTTTTTATTCTCCTGGTTTTCTTTTTTTCAACAATACTTTTTGCTGACCCCAATGATGGCCCTCCAGAAAAAATTACTGCCATTCGGGTAACTGAAGAAATAACAATTGATGGACTGCTTATTGAATCAGTCTGGAATGAAAATAAAGGTATCTCATACTTTAAGCAAAGAGATCCAAAAGAAGGAGCAGACCCAAGCCAAAAGACGGTAGTTTATATCGCCTATAATGATGAAAACTTATATGTTGCGGCCCGGTTGTTTGATTCAGAGCCAGATTCAATTATGGCAAGGTTAGGCAGAAAAGATCAAAGCATGGATACTGACTTGTTTGGATTTTATGTAGATCCATATTATGACAAAAGAAGTGGCTTTTATTTTGGTTTAAGTGCAGCAGGTACATATTACGATGGTGTATTATATAATGACGATTGGGATGATGATTCCTGGGATGGAGTCTGGGTTGGAAAAACAACAATCGATGAAAATGGTTGGAATGTAGAGATGAGAATTCCGTTTTCACAGCTTAGGTTTAAAGAAGAAACAAATATTGTGTGGGGCATTAATTTTATACGTGAAATTAGCCGGAATCAGGAAGAAGTTTTTCTTTCATACAAACCCAAAGATGAAAGCGGTTTTGTTTCAAGATTTGTTGATCTGGTTGGATTGGAGGGTTTAAAACCATCAAATAACTTTCAAATTTTGCCATATGTTCGAGTAAAATCCGAGCATATCCAAACAGAGAAAGGAAACCCGTTCAACGATGGCTCACGTCAGCAATATGGTGTGGGGGCCGATTTTAAATATGGTATTACCAGTAATATAACTTTAGATGGAACAATTAATCCTGATTTTGGACAGGTTGAAGTAGATCCCGCTGTGATTAACCTTAGTGATTTTGAAACATTCTTTTCTGAGCGCCGCCCGTTTTTTATTGAAGGAGCATCAATTTTTAGGTTTGGCAGAGGTGGTTCAAACAGCAACTGGGGATTTAACTGGGGAGACCCCAATTTTTTTTACAGCCGGCGAATTGGAAAAGCACCTACAGGACCAAATCCGGAATCGGCAGAGTTTATAGACAGGCCTGATGGTTCGCGAATTTTAGGTGCTGGAAAAATATCCGGAAAGCTTGGCAATGGATGGAATTTGGGATTTGTTACAGCTGTTACAGATCGTGAGTATGCAGACTTTGAGCATATTGGCCGAACAGATTCTCTTACAAATGAGTTTACTCGCGGAAAACAGGACGAGTTTGAGGTTGAGCCACTGAGCTCTTACAATGTTTTACGGGTTCAAAAAGAATTTGATGAAGGCCGCCATGCTTTAGGGCTTATTTCTACAGCAACAATCAGAAATTTTAAAAACAACAGCTTGCGTGACTATGTAAATAGTGAAGCCTATTCTTTTGGATTAGATGGCTGGACTTTTCTTGATGATGACAAAATGTGGGTTGTTAATGGATGGACCGGTTTTTCAAGTGTTCATGGTAATAAAACTAAAATTACTAATTTACAACGGAGCTCACGTCACAGGTACCACAGGCCTGATTTTGATTATGCATCACTCGATTCGAATGCAACATCGCTAAATGGGTTTGCAGGACGCGTGGCCATAAATAAGCAAAAAGGTAACTGGCGATTTAATTCAGCACTTGGTATTATTGATCCGGGTTTTGATGTGAACGATCTTGGGTTTATGTGGCGCACAAATGTAATTAATGCACATATGGCCGGTGGGTATCGTTGGACAAAACCAACGGAATATTTTCGGTATCTTTCAGTTTTGGGTTCTCTTTTTGGTTCGAAAGATTTTGATGGAAACACAACCTGGGCCGGAATTTGGTCAGATGTATATATCCGCTTTTTGAATTATTATGAGCTTGACATGGGCTTTGCTGTAAATCCGGAAACAACAAATATTGACCGGACACGCGGTGGTCCTTTAACGAAAAATAAAGCAGGATTTGAGTTTTTTGCTTCGGCTGAGTCCGATAATCGCAAAGACATTGTTTTTGAAGTAGATGGCTTTACATATTTAAGTGAATCAGGTTCTAAGGACTATAGTGCCGGGTTGGAAATTGAGTGGAAACCATCCGATAATGTTGCCTTATCTGTTTATCCAAATTTTAGTTGGGATTTTCCGGTTGCGCAATGGGTACCCGGTGCAAATGGCGATAATGAAGATATAACAGCTACAGAAACCTATGGAAAGCGATATATTTTTGCTGAGATGCACCGCAAAACATTTTCATCCAGTTTTAGATTAAACTGGACTTTTTCTCCAGAGCTTAGTTTGCAAGTTTATGTTCAGCCGCTTATATCCAGTGGGGATTATTTTAATTTTAAATATCTTGCACGCAGTAATAGCTATGATTTTAATACTTTTGGTAGTGGAAATTCTACAATCTCTTATGATGGCCAAACCTATACTGCAGATGTTGATGGTGTTGGGCAAGCACCAAGTTTGAGCTGGGATAATCCAGATTTCACATTTACTTCATTAAGAGGAAATGCTGTAATGCGTTGGGAGTATCAGCCAGGCTCAACACTATTTCTGGCCTGGACACAAAACCGATCAGACTTTGAAAATAATGGCCGTATACGTTTTTCAAAACCTTTTCCGGATCGGTTTTTAAACAGAGAACCGGATAATATATTTTTAGCTAAATTCACTTATTGGCTTGGATTTTAG
- the recO gene encoding DNA repair protein RecO: MSNTVKTKALVLSSIRWKESSKIVTLYSAQLGKIKVIARGAYKNNSAFAGKLESLQLSEFIILSKESRSLQILKEVEHFNSFNTIRMELNRLPYGLAILELINQVLEDGSPDEVFFDFIVEMLHALENTKSPANVLIYFLLKLSSYMGFKPSLQDCSAGDLSKCADKVFLSLGNGKIFCRNCPTSYPNPIQLQKEQFFFLKNLQNLNHRRLGKWEFTRFDTMILIQRLISYINFHFEKNIHIEALQLLS; encoded by the coding sequence ATGAGCAATACAGTAAAAACAAAAGCCTTGGTTTTAAGCTCAATCCGATGGAAAGAATCCAGCAAAATTGTAACTCTTTATTCTGCTCAACTTGGAAAAATAAAAGTTATTGCAAGGGGTGCATATAAAAACAACAGTGCCTTTGCCGGAAAACTGGAATCGCTGCAACTAAGTGAGTTTATTATCTTGTCTAAAGAGAGCCGGTCTTTGCAAATCCTTAAAGAGGTTGAGCATTTCAATTCCTTTAATACTATCCGAATGGAGTTAAATAGGCTTCCTTATGGCTTAGCTATTCTGGAGTTAATTAACCAGGTTTTAGAAGACGGCTCTCCGGACGAGGTTTTCTTTGATTTTATTGTTGAAATGTTGCATGCGCTTGAAAACACAAAGTCTCCAGCAAATGTGCTTATTTATTTTTTACTTAAACTTTCTTCGTACATGGGTTTTAAGCCATCTTTGCAAGATTGCAGCGCTGGTGATCTTTCAAAATGTGCTGATAAAGTATTTCTATCTTTGGGAAACGGAAAGATATTTTGCCGGAATTGTCCTACCTCTTACCCCAACCCAATTCAACTTCAAAAAGAACAATTCTTTTTCTTAAAAAACTTACAAAATTTAAATCATCGCCGATTAGGAAAGTGGGAGTTTACCCGCTTCGATACGATGATCTTAATCCAACGGCTGATTAGTTATATTAATTTTCATTTTGAAAAAAATATTCATATCGAAGCTCTCCAATTATTATCGTAA
- a CDS encoding glycine--tRNA ligase, translated as MDKIVSLAKRKGFIFQSSEIYGGINSCYDYGPLGIELKKNVKDLWWKSMVYERDDIEGVDASILMHPRVWEASGHVDGFTDPLVDCKNCKSRFREDKIDTTKPCPVCGNRDTFTDARSFNLMFKTFMGPLEDSASIVYLRPETAQGIFTNFHNIREASRQRLPFGIAQIGKAFRNEITPGNFTFRTREFEQMEMQFFVKPGDDEKWFEYWMEKRLEWYKRIGLNKDKLRYHEHGPNELAHYAKKAFDIEYEFPFGWQEIEGIHNRTDFDLGKHAEFSSKNMSYFDDQVKEKYIPYVIETSIGCDRTVLTTLIDAYVEEEERTVLRFAPAVAPIKAAVFPLVKKDGMPEIAKKIVDDLRGEYRVFYDESGAIGRRYRRQDEAGTPFCITIDNDTLEKNSVTIRHRDSMQQITVAAGQVKKYLAEQLGL; from the coding sequence ATGGATAAAATTGTTTCGCTGGCGAAAAGAAAAGGCTTTATTTTTCAAAGTAGTGAAATTTATGGCGGGATTAACTCTTGTTATGATTACGGTCCGCTTGGCATTGAACTTAAAAAAAATGTAAAAGATTTATGGTGGAAAAGCATGGTCTACGAGCGTGATGATATTGAAGGCGTTGATGCCAGTATTTTAATGCACCCACGTGTTTGGGAAGCATCAGGCCATGTTGACGGTTTTACCGATCCGCTTGTTGATTGTAAAAATTGTAAATCACGCTTTCGTGAAGATAAAATTGACACAACAAAACCATGTCCGGTTTGCGGAAACAGGGATACTTTCACAGATGCCCGTTCTTTTAACCTGATGTTTAAAACATTTATGGGCCCGCTGGAAGACTCAGCAAGTATTGTTTATCTTCGCCCCGAAACTGCACAAGGTATATTTACAAACTTTCACAATATTCGTGAAGCATCACGCCAGAGATTGCCATTTGGAATAGCCCAGATTGGTAAGGCTTTTCGAAATGAGATTACTCCCGGAAACTTTACTTTCAGGACACGTGAATTTGAACAAATGGAAATGCAATTTTTTGTAAAACCCGGTGACGATGAAAAGTGGTTTGAATACTGGATGGAAAAACGGTTGGAATGGTACAAACGCATCGGTCTCAATAAGGACAAACTTCGTTACCATGAACATGGTCCCAATGAACTCGCTCATTACGCAAAAAAGGCTTTTGATATAGAATATGAATTTCCTTTTGGCTGGCAGGAAATTGAGGGTATTCATAACCGTACTGATTTTGATTTAGGCAAACATGCTGAGTTTTCCAGCAAAAATATGAGTTACTTTGATGACCAGGTAAAAGAAAAATATATTCCTTATGTTATCGAAACATCTATCGGGTGTGACAGAACCGTTTTGACTACTTTGATCGATGCTTATGTTGAGGAAGAAGAACGTACTGTATTAAGATTTGCACCTGCAGTTGCACCGATTAAAGCAGCTGTTTTTCCTTTGGTAAAAAAGGATGGTATGCCGGAAATTGCTAAAAAGATTGTAGATGATTTGAGAGGCGAATATCGCGTTTTTTATGATGAAAGCGGTGCTATCGGCCGTCGCTACAGAAGACAAGACGAAGCAGGGACACCATTTTGTATAACAATTGATAATGATACGCTTGAAAAAAATTCCGTTACAATTCGTCACAGGGATAGTATGCAACAAATAACTGTGGCTGCCGGACAGGTAAAAAAATATCTGGCTGAACAGTTAGGTTTATAA